In the Kitasatospora terrestris genome, one interval contains:
- a CDS encoding cation-transporting P-type ATPase has product MTASEERPGAVREAEEEQRPDAPDPREPLGLLFRDLRTSPNGLSEREVQRRQTVHGPNALTRRGGRRWPHELAQQFTQPLAILLSLAAVLAVVSGTPALAVAIAAVVVLNALLAFAQERQAERAVEALADFLPERATVVRAGRPREVAATELVPGDVLVVEEGDRVSADARLLSGGVQVDLSALTGESVPVFRSAEDTDNPGPLLDARDLVFSGAACTGGQARAVVTATGMHTELGRIAALSQRTRREESPLEQQVRRVARLIAVIAVGVGLAFLPMGLAAGLPLSAAVAFAVGLLVANVPEGLLPTITLALAAGVRDLARRGAVVKRLSAVETLGSTTAVCTDKTGTLTENRMRVTTVWTPAGESPAKRPAQAGTEVVRLARAAALCTTADPAAGHGDPTELALLELAERVGSPCVPAVRDAERRALFRFDPHVKLMTTADAADGTLVLHTKGAPEEVLTHATRVYDRGTVRPLTPAGRTEVVRTVGRLAARGLRVLAVAVRPLEPRAPAPGRREDAEQDLCLLGLVAMADPLRPEVAGSIALAHRAGITVHVVTGDNGLTAAAVAEQAGIGHRGMRIVTGTELDTMDDDRLDALLARREEVIFARSSPEAKLRIADALRAEGNTVAMTGDGVNDAPALHRADIGVAMGRSGTDVAREAATVVLTDDNFATIVAAVEYGRRTYDNIRKFIVYIFTHAVPEVVPFLVFALAGGAVPLPLTVMQILAVDLGTDTLPALALGRERAEPGLMDRPPRPRSERVIRPAMLARAWGFLGLISAFLVMGGYFLTLARGGWHPGDDVGPGTALHPTWQQATTVTWLGIVACQIGTAFAVRTDRAPLRAVGVFSNPRLLGGIGFSLAFAGAIVYLPALHRLFGTAALTPTQLLTVLPFPFLVWGADELRRALVRRRTAVPTGGLPVEPVPPAPVEESGHHPLPVLLARHGWSAHRLTHALGVGEHAATEIVAHARRVAAEHGHRPR; this is encoded by the coding sequence GTGACCGCGTCCGAGGAGCGCCCGGGCGCGGTCCGGGAGGCGGAAGAAGAGCAGCGGCCCGACGCCCCGGACCCGCGCGAGCCGCTCGGCCTGCTCTTCCGTGACCTGCGGACCTCGCCGAACGGCCTGTCCGAACGTGAGGTACAGCGCCGGCAGACCGTCCACGGGCCCAATGCCCTGACCCGCCGGGGAGGGCGACGGTGGCCGCACGAGCTAGCGCAGCAGTTCACCCAGCCGCTCGCGATCCTGCTGTCGCTTGCCGCCGTGCTGGCGGTGGTCAGTGGCACACCGGCGCTGGCGGTGGCGATCGCGGCGGTGGTCGTGCTGAACGCGCTGCTTGCCTTCGCCCAGGAACGGCAGGCCGAGCGGGCGGTCGAGGCACTGGCGGACTTCCTGCCCGAGCGGGCGACTGTGGTCCGGGCCGGCCGGCCCCGGGAGGTGGCCGCGACCGAACTGGTGCCCGGTGATGTCCTGGTGGTCGAGGAGGGGGACCGGGTGTCCGCCGACGCCCGGCTGCTGTCGGGCGGTGTGCAGGTCGATCTCTCCGCCCTGACCGGCGAGTCCGTGCCGGTCTTCCGCTCCGCGGAGGACACCGACAACCCTGGACCGCTGCTGGACGCCCGCGATCTGGTCTTCTCCGGGGCGGCGTGCACCGGCGGACAGGCCCGGGCCGTGGTGACCGCCACCGGGATGCACACCGAACTGGGCCGGATCGCCGCGCTCAGCCAGCGCACCCGGCGTGAGGAGAGTCCGCTGGAGCAGCAGGTCCGGCGAGTGGCCCGATTGATCGCCGTGATCGCCGTCGGGGTGGGTCTGGCTTTCCTCCCCATGGGTCTGGCTGCCGGACTCCCGCTCTCCGCCGCGGTCGCCTTCGCGGTCGGCCTGCTCGTCGCCAATGTGCCCGAGGGGCTGTTGCCCACCATCACTCTTGCGCTCGCCGCGGGCGTGCGGGACCTGGCCCGGCGCGGCGCCGTCGTCAAGCGGCTCTCCGCGGTTGAGACCCTCGGCTCCACCACGGCCGTCTGCACGGACAAGACCGGCACACTCACCGAGAACCGGATGCGGGTCACCACCGTCTGGACGCCGGCGGGGGAGAGCCCGGCCAAGCGGCCCGCGCAGGCCGGCACCGAGGTGGTACGCCTGGCCCGGGCCGCCGCCCTGTGCACCACCGCCGACCCTGCTGCGGGCCACGGGGATCCGACCGAACTCGCGCTCCTCGAGCTCGCCGAGCGGGTCGGCTCCCCCTGCGTGCCGGCCGTGCGCGACGCCGAGCGGCGCGCGCTCTTCCGCTTCGACCCGCACGTGAAGCTGATGACCACCGCGGACGCCGCCGACGGCACACTTGTCCTGCACACCAAGGGCGCCCCGGAGGAGGTCCTCACCCACGCCACCCGCGTGTACGACCGCGGCACCGTGCGCCCCCTCACTCCCGCCGGCCGGACCGAGGTGGTGCGCACCGTCGGACGCCTCGCGGCCCGGGGCCTGCGGGTGCTCGCGGTGGCCGTCCGTCCGCTGGAGCCCCGGGCACCCGCCCCCGGGCGCCGGGAGGACGCGGAGCAGGACCTGTGCCTGCTGGGCCTGGTCGCCATGGCGGACCCGCTCCGGCCCGAGGTGGCCGGCTCGATCGCGCTGGCGCACCGGGCCGGGATCACCGTGCACGTGGTCACCGGTGACAACGGCCTCACCGCTGCCGCGGTCGCCGAACAGGCCGGCATCGGCCATCGCGGCATGCGCATCGTCACCGGCACCGAACTCGACACGATGGACGACGACCGGCTCGACGCCCTGCTCGCCCGCCGCGAGGAGGTGATCTTCGCGCGGAGCTCGCCCGAGGCCAAACTGCGGATCGCCGACGCGCTGCGCGCCGAGGGGAACACCGTGGCGATGACCGGCGACGGCGTCAACGACGCCCCCGCGCTGCACCGGGCCGACATCGGCGTCGCGATGGGCCGCTCAGGCACGGACGTGGCCCGCGAGGCGGCGACCGTCGTGCTCACCGACGACAACTTCGCCACCATCGTGGCCGCCGTCGAGTACGGGCGCCGCACCTACGACAACATCCGGAAGTTCATCGTCTACATCTTCACCCACGCGGTGCCCGAGGTGGTTCCCTTCCTGGTCTTCGCGCTGGCCGGCGGAGCGGTCCCCTTGCCGCTGACGGTCATGCAGATCCTCGCCGTCGACCTCGGCACCGACACACTCCCGGCGCTCGCACTCGGCCGTGAACGGGCCGAGCCCGGGCTGATGGACCGCCCGCCCCGACCACGCTCCGAACGGGTCATCCGTCCCGCCATGCTCGCCCGCGCCTGGGGCTTCCTCGGGCTGATCTCCGCCTTCCTGGTGATGGGCGGGTACTTCCTCACCCTGGCTCGCGGCGGCTGGCACCCCGGCGACGACGTCGGACCCGGCACCGCCCTGCACCCGACGTGGCAGCAGGCGACGACCGTCACCTGGCTCGGCATCGTCGCCTGTCAGATCGGTACCGCCTTCGCGGTCCGCACCGACCGCGCGCCGCTGCGCGCCGTCGGCGTGTTCAGCAACCCCCGCCTGCTCGGTGGCATCGGTTTCTCGCTCGCCTTCGCCGGTGCGATCGTCTACCTGCCCGCCCTGCACCGCCTGTTCGGCACCGCCGCCCTCACACCCACCCAGCTGCTCACCGTCCTGCCGTTCCCGTTCCTCGTCTGGGGTGCGGACGAGCTGCGCCGAGCCCTGGTCCGCCGCCGGACGGCCGTGCCGACCGGTGGGCTCCCCGTCGAGCCCGTGCCGCCCGCCCCGGTCGAGGAGAGCGGTCACCACCCGCTTCCGGTCCTGCTCGCTCGGCACGGCTGGAGCGCCCACCGGCTGACTCACGCCCTCGGCGTCGGGGAGCACGCGGCCACCGAGATCGTCGCGCACGCCCGTCGCGTCGCGGCCGAGCACGGCCACCGCCCCAGGTGA
- a CDS encoding TetR/AcrR family transcriptional regulator, whose translation MAEPDAKTPRERYRAQVRDEIKQHAWEQIATAGASALSLNAIAKRMGLSGPALYRYYANRDELITELVRDAYRSLADTFRAHGDAGADLAALARALRAWALDDPQRYLLVYGTPVPGYQAPEDTTRIAGEIMAVLLDACAGLPLTPTEFDEHLDDHRAWAGDHPAPSSVLRRAVTFWTRLHGVLSLELAGHFAGMGFDPARLYAAEVDALTGP comes from the coding sequence GTGGCGGAGCCGGACGCGAAGACCCCCCGGGAGCGCTACCGCGCCCAGGTGCGGGACGAGATCAAGCAGCACGCGTGGGAGCAGATCGCCACCGCCGGAGCATCCGCGCTGTCCCTCAACGCCATCGCCAAGCGGATGGGCCTGAGCGGCCCCGCGCTCTACCGGTACTACGCCAACCGCGACGAACTGATCACCGAGCTGGTCCGGGACGCCTACCGAAGCCTCGCCGACACCTTCCGGGCCCACGGCGACGCCGGTGCCGACCTCGCCGCACTGGCCCGCGCCCTGCGCGCCTGGGCCCTCGACGACCCCCAGCGCTACCTGCTGGTCTACGGCACGCCGGTGCCCGGCTACCAGGCGCCGGAGGACACCACCCGGATCGCCGGCGAGATCATGGCCGTCCTCCTCGACGCCTGCGCCGGGCTGCCGCTCACCCCGACCGAGTTCGACGAGCACCTCGACGACCACCGCGCCTGGGCGGGCGACCACCCCGCGCCGTCCTCGGTGCTCCGCCGCGCCGTGACCTTCTGGACCCGCCTGCACGGCGTGCTGTCCCTGGAGTTGGCCGGCCACTTCGCCGGCATGGGCTTCGACCCGGCCCGCCTCTACGCCGCCGAGGTGGACGCCCTCACCGGCCCCTGA
- a CDS encoding medium chain dehydrogenase/reductase family protein, producing the protein MTQVVLPGIVAPEGLEIRHGRVPQAGPGQVVVAMEASGVSFAEQQMRRGRYYDQPPFPFVPGYDLVGRVIATGAGVDPDLAGRRVAALLKIGGWSSHVVIDAADAVDVPEGLTAAEAETVVVNGITAWQMLHRRARVRAGQTVLVHGASGGVGSVLVQLAHAAGAAVIGTASARHHDALRELGVIPVDYRGGNVADRVRELAPGGVDAVFDHVGGRSVIDSWQLLAPGGTLVAYGSASTRDDSGSKQWPVLKVLARTWLWNALPNGRHAYFYNIWAGRALGRDRFRDRLRTDLTEVFGALHRGEITARIAARLPLARAAEALSLAESGTVTGKIVLTP; encoded by the coding sequence ATGACCCAGGTCGTTCTGCCCGGCATCGTGGCGCCGGAGGGGCTGGAGATCCGTCACGGCCGGGTACCGCAGGCCGGCCCCGGCCAGGTCGTCGTCGCCATGGAGGCGAGCGGCGTCTCGTTCGCCGAGCAGCAGATGCGCCGCGGCCGGTACTACGACCAGCCGCCGTTCCCCTTCGTCCCGGGCTACGACCTGGTCGGACGGGTGATCGCCACCGGCGCCGGCGTCGACCCGGACCTGGCCGGACGGCGGGTCGCCGCGCTGCTGAAGATCGGCGGCTGGTCCAGCCACGTGGTGATCGACGCGGCGGACGCGGTCGACGTCCCGGAAGGGCTCACCGCCGCCGAGGCGGAGACGGTCGTGGTCAACGGCATCACCGCCTGGCAGATGCTGCACCGCCGGGCGCGAGTGCGGGCCGGGCAGACGGTCCTCGTGCACGGCGCGAGCGGCGGCGTGGGCTCCGTCCTGGTCCAGCTCGCCCACGCGGCCGGCGCGGCGGTCATCGGTACCGCGTCCGCCCGGCACCACGACGCCCTGCGGGAACTCGGTGTGATCCCCGTCGACTACCGCGGCGGGAACGTCGCCGACCGGGTACGCGAACTGGCGCCCGGCGGGGTGGACGCGGTCTTCGACCACGTCGGCGGCCGCAGCGTGATCGACTCCTGGCAGCTGCTCGCCCCCGGCGGCACCCTCGTCGCCTACGGCAGCGCCTCCACCCGCGACGACAGCGGCTCCAAGCAGTGGCCGGTCCTGAAGGTCCTCGCCCGCACCTGGCTCTGGAACGCCCTCCCCAACGGGCGGCACGCGTACTTCTACAACATCTGGGCCGGCCGCGCCCTCGGCCGGGACCGCTTCCGTGACCGCCTGCGCACCGACCTCACCGAGGTCTTCGGCGCCCTGCACCGCGGCGAGATCACCGCCCGCATCGCCGCCCGCCTCCCGCTCGCCCGGGCCGCCGAGGCGCTGAGCCTGGCGGAGTCCGGCACCGTCACCGGCAAGATCGTCCTGACACCCTGA
- a CDS encoding erythromycin esterase family protein, which yields MITTRKFLLAALLVPLGATLVATSTASAAAPSAPSAPSAPSVPSDAAAFRSPAAALDRVAHPLRTTEPRGSLADLRPFGAMVGDAEVVGVGEATHSSHEFVTVKHRLFRYLVEEKGFRTFAFEAAWSSGLRIDAYLTRGEGDLKQIMDEEFQGTYHWWNNAENRDLLQWMRAYNVKHADDPVHFVGDDNGFAGPGLYDKVNAFAAASSPELAAQIADLYRGLRPTTSAETYVNDYFSKPLAEREELAERTGRAVELLKQHPGAGADAHVWALQHATAIHQMTTLYAFDWDDPQNIPAAMLHRDRVMADNVAWWQRRTGSKIMLSAHNTHVALRTYSPASHPRVQGEFLREQLGAGYLSVGLAFNQGAFNAFNHDGVPERFTAAPAVPGTAEYTLDQVRYRDYVVDLRNTPTAARTWLAEPHTIKNIGATYPGIADAPRIRLAQTHDVLIHLQQVQAAHMLN from the coding sequence ATGATCACCACGCGCAAGTTCCTGCTGGCCGCGCTGCTCGTCCCTCTCGGGGCCACGCTGGTCGCCACCTCCACCGCTTCCGCCGCCGCCCCGTCCGCCCCGTCCGCTCCGTCCGCTCCGTCGGTCCCCTCCGACGCCGCAGCGTTCCGCTCGCCCGCGGCTGCCCTCGACCGGGTGGCTCACCCGCTGCGCACCACCGAGCCCCGGGGCAGCCTGGCCGATCTGCGCCCGTTCGGTGCGATGGTGGGCGACGCCGAGGTGGTGGGCGTGGGCGAGGCCACCCACAGCTCGCACGAATTCGTCACCGTCAAGCACCGTCTCTTCCGCTACCTGGTGGAGGAGAAGGGCTTTCGCACCTTCGCCTTCGAAGCCGCCTGGAGCAGCGGACTGCGGATCGACGCCTACCTCACGCGCGGTGAGGGTGACCTGAAGCAGATCATGGACGAGGAGTTCCAGGGCACCTACCACTGGTGGAACAACGCCGAGAACCGCGATCTGCTCCAGTGGATGCGCGCCTACAACGTCAAGCACGCGGACGACCCGGTGCACTTCGTCGGCGACGACAACGGCTTCGCCGGCCCCGGGCTGTACGACAAGGTGAACGCGTTCGCGGCCGCGTCCAGCCCCGAGCTCGCCGCGCAGATCGCCGATCTGTACCGAGGCCTGCGGCCCACCACCAGCGCCGAGACCTACGTCAACGACTACTTCTCGAAGCCGCTCGCCGAACGCGAGGAGCTCGCCGAACGGACCGGGCGGGCGGTGGAACTGCTCAAACAGCACCCCGGCGCCGGCGCCGACGCCCACGTCTGGGCCCTCCAGCACGCCACCGCGATCCACCAGATGACCACCCTGTACGCCTTCGACTGGGACGACCCCCAGAACATCCCCGCCGCCATGCTCCACCGCGACCGCGTCATGGCGGACAACGTCGCCTGGTGGCAGCGGCGCACCGGCAGCAAGATCATGCTCTCCGCCCACAACACCCACGTCGCCCTCAGGACCTACTCCCCCGCCAGCCACCCCCGTGTCCAGGGCGAGTTCCTGCGCGAGCAACTGGGCGCCGGTTACCTGAGCGTCGGCCTCGCCTTCAACCAGGGCGCGTTCAACGCCTTCAACCACGACGGCGTCCCGGAGCGGTTCACCGCCGCCCCCGCCGTCCCAGGCACCGCCGAGTACACCCTCGACCAGGTCCGCTACCGCGACTACGTCGTCGACCTGCGCAACACCCCCACCGCAGCCCGCACGTGGCTCGCCGAACCCCACACGATCAAGAACATCGGCGCCACCTACCCCGGCATCGCCGACGCCCCCCGGATCCGCCTCGCCCAGACCCATGACGTCCTCATCCACCTCCAGCAGGTCCAGGCCGCCCACATGCTCAACTAG
- a CDS encoding Ku protein, producing the protein MTGPVWTGVLTIGLITLPVALHKAVESHDIAFNQIERGTSDRVRIRWVNERTGTEVDFRDLVKAFDAGGGEYLAIEPEELEEAIPEKSRKIKVTEFVNFSDVSPLYFRASYYLDPRGKGHAKIYQLLAYAMERSNRAGIATFSMRDRMYLAAVHAERGLLTLHTLYFPDEVRDPRRGLDHMPAEERKFTDDEFRMAERLIDLLTVAWDPWNYTDARHEQIRRTVEDKLANREINSLRQSLASLGGTVRGPGRGESRSRPIANDATTKGSGGRGRTGKPGRRKGTVHEDISGLTRKELYRRAQELQIPHRSTMNRQQLHDALLRATR; encoded by the coding sequence ATGACTGGACCAGTGTGGACCGGCGTTCTGACCATCGGGCTCATTACGCTGCCAGTGGCGCTCCACAAGGCGGTGGAATCCCACGACATCGCCTTCAACCAAATCGAACGCGGAACTTCCGATCGGGTCCGCATCCGGTGGGTGAATGAGCGGACCGGCACCGAGGTCGATTTCCGTGACCTCGTGAAAGCATTTGACGCCGGCGGCGGGGAATATCTGGCCATCGAACCCGAAGAGCTCGAAGAAGCCATCCCGGAAAAAAGCCGGAAAATCAAGGTCACTGAGTTCGTCAATTTCTCCGACGTATCCCCCTTGTACTTCCGGGCCTCCTACTACCTCGACCCGCGGGGGAAAGGTCACGCCAAGATCTACCAGCTGCTGGCCTACGCAATGGAGCGCTCGAACCGGGCGGGAATTGCCACGTTCTCCATGCGGGACAGGATGTACCTGGCCGCAGTACACGCCGAGAGAGGACTGCTGACACTGCACACCCTCTACTTCCCGGACGAGGTGCGCGACCCGCGCCGCGGACTCGACCACATGCCCGCGGAGGAGCGAAAATTTACCGATGACGAGTTCCGCATGGCCGAGCGACTGATCGACCTGCTCACCGTCGCCTGGGACCCGTGGAATTACACTGACGCGCGCCATGAGCAGATCCGCCGCACCGTCGAGGACAAACTGGCCAACCGCGAGATCAACTCGCTACGTCAAAGCCTGGCGTCCCTCGGCGGGACCGTCAGAGGACCCGGACGCGGGGAGAGCCGTTCGAGGCCCATCGCAAATGATGCCACCACAAAGGGGAGCGGCGGGCGGGGCCGCACAGGAAAACCCGGCCGGCGAAAAGGAACGGTGCATGAGGACATCTCCGGCCTGACCAGGAAAGAGCTGTACAGGCGCGCCCAGGAACTGCAGATCCCCCATCGGTCGACCATGAATCGCCAACAACTCCACGACGCCCTCCTACGGGCAACCCGGTGA
- a CDS encoding rodlet layer protein, with product MLKKTLATVGIAVSAVTMSAFPAMAIGDSDGSATSLQGNGGTNATGTQGNHSPNTHTLDNPNLCLPEIHNIGVGALIGLAVPIEAKVLNNNPQQTCVVGQNTVGSGDGGVSHLIG from the coding sequence GTGCTCAAGAAGACGCTCGCCACCGTCGGCATCGCGGTCTCCGCGGTCACCATGTCCGCCTTCCCGGCGATGGCGATCGGCGACTCCGACGGCTCCGCCACCTCCCTGCAGGGCAACGGCGGCACCAACGCCACCGGCACCCAGGGCAACCACAGCCCCAACACCCACACCCTGGACAACCCGAACCTCTGCCTCCCCGAGATCCACAACATCGGCGTCGGCGCTCTCATCGGCCTCGCCGTCCCGATCGAGGCCAAGGTCCTGAACAACAACCCGCAGCAGACCTGCGTCGTCGGCCAGAACACCGTGGGCAGCGGCGACGGTGGCGTCAGCCACCTCATCGGCTGA
- a CDS encoding IS3 family transposase (programmed frameshift) has product MPAPRKYPDELRERAVREVRSTGRPVAHVARDLGIHKEALRSWVRQAEADAGERDDRLTTAEQDELKELRKEVAELRRANEILKAASVFFCPGDRPSPDEAEQVIDHLRDGFGVDPVCRVLELSPSTYFARKQRPKSARRLRDEELIPLVTAVWEDSGRTYGVRRITRALVRAGHQVARCTVERLMRELGIEGVIRGQRRRTTVPEPAAPRPPDLVNRHFAAQRPNQLWLADLTYVRTWSGWVYVAFVLDAYSRRIVGWQAATHMRTDLPLDALEMALWRQKIKKGAGLIHHSDRGSQYVSIRYTERLSEAGASASVGSVADSYDNAMAEALNGTFKAELIEHQGPWRDFDEVERAVFQWVAWYNGERLHSALDYMPPDEYEQAYWASLDQHPQVA; this is encoded by the exons GTGCCAGCACCCCGTAAGTACCCCGATGAACTTCGTGAGCGCGCCGTGCGCGAGGTCCGCTCGACGGGTCGGCCCGTCGCTCACGTGGCCCGTGACCTGGGTATCCACAAGGAGGCCCTGCGGTCCTGGGTGCGCCAGGCCGAGGCCGACGCCGGAGAGCGCGACGATCGGCTCACGACCGCAGAGCAGGACGAGCTGAAGGAACTCCGCAAGGAAGTCGCCGAGTTGAGGCGGGCCAACGAGATCCTCAAGGCTGCCAGCGTGT TTTTTTGCCCAGGAGATCGACCGTCCCCGGACGAGGCCGAGCAGGTGATCGACCACCTGCGCGACGGCTTTGGGGTCGATCCCGTATGCCGGGTGCTGGAGCTGTCGCCGTCGACGTACTTCGCGCGCAAGCAGCGGCCGAAATCGGCCCGCCGGCTCCGCGACGAGGAACTGATTCCGCTGGTCACAGCGGTGTGGGAGGACTCGGGCCGCACCTACGGGGTCCGCCGCATCACGCGGGCCCTGGTCCGCGCCGGCCACCAGGTCGCGCGGTGCACCGTCGAGCGGCTGATGCGCGAGCTCGGCATCGAGGGCGTGATCCGCGGGCAGCGGCGCCGCACCACCGTCCCGGAGCCGGCGGCACCTCGTCCGCCGGACCTGGTCAACCGCCACTTCGCCGCCCAGCGCCCGAACCAGCTGTGGCTGGCCGACCTGACCTACGTCCGTACCTGGTCGGGCTGGGTCTACGTGGCGTTCGTCCTGGACGCGTACTCCCGCCGGATCGTGGGCTGGCAGGCCGCCACCCACATGCGGACCGACCTGCCGCTGGACGCGTTGGAGATGGCGCTGTGGCGACAGAAGATCAAGAAGGGCGCCGGCTTGATTCATCACAGCGACCGCGGGTCGCAATACGTGTCCATTCGCTACACAGAGCGATTGTCCGAGGCCGGCGCCTCGGCGTCCGTGGGCTCCGTCGCAGACTCGTACGACAACGCGATGGCCGAGGCCCTGAACGGTACGTTCAAAGCCGAACTGATCGAGCATCAGGGACCATGGCGGGACTTCGACGAGGTTGAGCGGGCCGTCTTCCAGTGGGTCGCGTGGTACAACGGTGAACGACTCCACTCCGCCCTCGACTACATGCCACCCGACGAGTACGAACAGGCATACTGGGCGAGCCTGGACCAACACCCGCAAGTCGCTTGA
- a CDS encoding CBM20 domain-containing protein, producing MSYSSSRLHRLWRPLLLAIALAAGLFSTSVPAGATTQASAFAAVTFDVDANTAYGDTVLVSGSVAQLGSWNPAAAVPLTTASATYPRWTATVQLPLGATAQYKYLIRSANGAVTWESIPNRTVNVPTVGTATTSDRWNTVNGATVGTVFHVNAATTYGQNVYVVGDIAELGGWNPAKAVALGTDTGSYPTWTGSIPLPPNTAVQYKYLKKNPDGTLVWEGGPNRGMVTPSGGLLAINDTWK from the coding sequence GTGTCGTACTCCTCTTCCCGCCTGCACCGGCTGTGGCGCCCACTGCTGCTCGCCATAGCCCTGGCGGCAGGCCTGTTCTCCACTTCCGTCCCGGCCGGCGCAACCACGCAGGCCAGCGCCTTCGCCGCGGTGACCTTCGACGTGGACGCGAACACCGCGTACGGCGACACCGTCCTGGTCTCGGGCAGCGTGGCGCAGCTGGGGTCGTGGAACCCGGCCGCCGCCGTGCCGCTGACCACCGCGTCGGCGACGTACCCGCGGTGGACCGCAACCGTCCAACTCCCGCTCGGTGCCACGGCGCAGTACAAGTACCTGATCCGGTCGGCGAACGGCGCGGTGACGTGGGAGAGCATCCCCAACCGCACGGTGAACGTGCCGACCGTCGGCACGGCGACCACCAGCGACCGCTGGAACACGGTGAACGGCGCCACCGTCGGGACGGTCTTCCACGTCAACGCGGCCACCACCTACGGCCAGAACGTCTACGTGGTGGGCGACATCGCCGAACTCGGCGGCTGGAACCCGGCCAAGGCCGTCGCGCTGGGCACCGACACCGGCAGCTACCCGACCTGGACGGGCAGCATCCCGCTGCCGCCCAACACGGCGGTCCAGTACAAGTACCTGAAGAAGAACCCGGACGGCACGCTCGTCTGGGAGGGCGGCCCCAACCGCGGCATGGTCACCCCGTCGGGCGGCCTCCTGGCGATCAACGACACCTGGAAGTAG
- a CDS encoding WhiB family transcriptional regulator: MAVTSRLPEPIHQEWDWQLRAACRGVDERLFFHPSGERGRAHDEREAAAKRICARCPVRKRCLDHSLAVREPYGVWGGVGEDERLALLGPVTRRGR; this comes from the coding sequence ATGGCGGTGACATCGCGTCTGCCGGAGCCGATCCACCAGGAGTGGGACTGGCAACTGCGCGCGGCATGCCGGGGCGTGGACGAGCGCCTGTTCTTCCACCCGTCCGGAGAACGCGGCCGCGCCCATGACGAACGCGAGGCGGCGGCCAAACGGATCTGCGCCCGGTGCCCGGTCCGCAAGCGCTGCCTGGACCACTCGCTCGCGGTGCGCGAACCCTACGGCGTGTGGGGCGGCGTCGGCGAGGACGAGCGCCTCGCCCTCCTCGGTCCCGTCACCCGCCGCGGCCGATAG
- a CDS encoding WhiB family transcriptional regulator, which translates to MSAPDNDWNHRAACRFSNPDDLFVDGAAQNRAKAVCGGCPVRTECLAHALDHRIEHGIWGGMTERERRALLRRRPTVTSWRTLLEAARNEHEGHARAMACTG; encoded by the coding sequence GTGTCGGCACCGGACAACGACTGGAACCACCGTGCGGCATGCCGCTTCTCCAACCCGGACGATCTCTTCGTGGACGGAGCCGCCCAGAACCGGGCCAAGGCGGTCTGCGGCGGCTGTCCCGTGCGGACCGAGTGCCTCGCCCACGCCCTCGATCACCGCATCGAACACGGAATCTGGGGCGGGATGACCGAACGCGAGCGCCGCGCCCTGCTGCGCCGCCGCCCGACCGTGACCTCCTGGCGCACCCTGCTGGAAGCCGCACGAAACGAACACGAGGGCCACGCCCGCGCCATGGCCTGCACCGGCTGA
- a CDS encoding SRPBCC family protein: MSKVQESIDVNVPISTAYNQWTQFEDFPKFMDGVEEITQTDDRHNHWKTKIAGVSREFDTEIVDQVPDDHVAWRTVGGDVKQTGMVSFEPIDATHTRVMMEMDFQPDGMAEKAADMMGMLDRQVKGDLKRFKHFIEERGTSTGGYRGTL, encoded by the coding sequence ATGAGCAAGGTGCAGGAATCGATCGACGTCAACGTGCCGATCAGCACCGCGTACAACCAGTGGACGCAGTTCGAGGACTTCCCGAAGTTCATGGACGGCGTGGAGGAGATCACCCAGACCGACGACCGGCACAACCACTGGAAGACGAAGATCGCCGGTGTCAGCCGGGAGTTCGACACCGAGATCGTCGACCAGGTTCCGGACGACCACGTCGCCTGGCGCACCGTCGGCGGCGACGTCAAGCAGACCGGGATGGTGAGCTTCGAGCCGATCGACGCCACCCACACCCGGGTCATGATGGAGATGGACTTCCAGCCCGACGGCATGGCCGAGAAGGCCGCCGACATGATGGGCATGCTCGACCGGCAGGTGAAGGGCGACCTCAAGCGGTTCAAGCACTTCATCGAGGAGCGCGGCACCTCCACCGGCGGCTACCGCGGCACCCTCTGA
- a CDS encoding DUF4235 domain-containing protein, which yields MMMVKILYKPLGLLFGVLGGAVAGAVFKRLWALLGHQDEAPKATDQDRTWGEVLLAAALQGAVFALVKAAIDRGGAAGTRRLTGTWPD from the coding sequence ATGATGATGGTCAAGATCCTCTACAAGCCGCTCGGACTGCTGTTCGGCGTGCTCGGCGGCGCCGTCGCGGGGGCGGTGTTCAAGCGGTTGTGGGCCCTGCTGGGCCATCAGGACGAAGCGCCCAAGGCCACCGACCAGGACCGCACCTGGGGAGAAGTGCTGCTCGCCGCCGCCCTGCAAGGAGCGGTCTTCGCCCTCGTGAAGGCGGCGATCGACCGCGGTGGCGCGGCCGGGACCCGTCGGCTGACCGGCACCTGGCCCGACTGA